The nucleotide window GCAATCTGCATCAACAAATATCACACTATTCATACATCCATAATCAACATCTATATAAATTACCGCCTATTTCAACCGGCTAAAATTCCATGCAACTTCGCTTTGCCACCAACACAACGATTGCCAATACAGTTCCGATAACACCTTTCAACAATATTTGAATGTATTAACATTCAATAACACACTAACGATCTTCCACACACTCGATCGCAAGTAACAGCACGTCCACTTCCTGGTCATCATTTCACAACTTATCCGCAATGGCCCTGAACGTTTTCTATGGTACCGATCACTGGCAAAACAAATCTGGGGCAGTTCTCCAGCCAACTATTGATGAATGTTTTTGGAGTTGACTATTGGCCTGCCTGAACTTCCTAAGGCATCGCAATATCGGATGAATTTCAACATTGTGATGCCATTTATTTTTAAGAGTTGGGTGATGACCCCATTTCCGATTTGGCACCAACATAGAGAAATGAAAAGCCCCCATTTCCCCGCAAATCTCCTCCCACACCCCCATTTCGCCAACTAAACTTGTAGGAGTCCCCAGCCCGACTTGCCCACTTTGGACCCTACTTCGCATGCCTTCGGATAATGCCCCTGCTCCTGATGCTCGTTTTGCGGAAACGATGGCCGGCCCCAGTGGTGATTTCAGCAAAGAGCAACAAGATATTGCCGTTGCCGCGTTGATTCTCCGCATGGGGGTGATCTCGGAACGCCAGTTGGCTCAGGCTCTTTCCACGTGGACGCTGCACGGCGATTTGCCGCTGCACGAGCACCTGGTCGCGCTGGGACAGATTGATATCGATACGTGCAACAAGCTGCTCGAACGCAGTCCGGCCCTCTTGAAGGAAGTCACGCCCGGTAGCGATACCGGCTTTACTTCGGCCGATACGGTCGTCGCACGGACGCTTGACTCGGTCGATCCTTCCGGGGCGATTGCCCGGCTGATGGGTATCCGCAGCGTCTCCGGCTCAGGTGCCAACGATGCCACCGGAGTGCGCTCGTCGGTGGCTCGCTATCGACTCATTCGCAAGCTGGGCCAAGGGGGGCTGGGGCGCGTCTGGATGGCGTACGACGAACATCTCAAACGTGCGGTTGCCGTGAAAGAAGTGACCGCACCTGATCAATCGTCGGCCCAGGAACGCTTTCGCCGCGAAGCCGAGATCACCGGTCGACTCGAACACCCTGGCATCGTCCCCATCTATCACCTGGGGGAAGATATTGAAACGGGCCAGTTCTTCTACGCGATGCGTTTCCTCGGCAAGCAAACGCTGCACGATACCATTCAAGAGTATCACGAACGCCTGAGCGCAGGGGATCATAACCCGATGCTCCTGCGTCGTCTATTGACCGACTTTGTCAACGTTTGCCAGGCCATCGGGCACGCTCACTCGCGCAAGGTCATTCATCGCGACCTGAAGCCAGAAAACGTCGCGATCGATAACTTCGGCCAGGTGATTGTCATCGACTGGGGGATCGCCAAGGTCATTAACGAACTGCAATCGACGGACGGCCTGTCGAGCGGCCAGGCAGCGCACGCCAGCAATCAAAGCACGATGGATGGCCAGGTTCTGGGAACGCCGCTGTACATGGCACCCGAACAAGCGGCCGGTCGCATCGACGAACTGGACGAACGTACCGACATCTACGGACTGGGCGCGATTCTGTTTTCGATCCTGGCTGGCTGCGGCCCGCACGAACACACGCGCAATGCTTCCAACTCGGTCAATGGCCGCGAACTGTTGACGGCGATCGCTGGGCAGCCAACGCCCAATGCGGCCGAAGTGAACCCCGAGGTCGACCCCGCATTGGCCGCTATCTGCGCTAAAGCGATGGCCCGGCGGCAATACTCGCGGTATCAGTCGGCCTCGGAACTGGCCGAAGAAGTGCAGCGCTGGATGGCAGGCGAAAAGGTAGCTGCCTATCGCGAACGCCCCGAGCAGCGGCTGGCACGCTGGATTCAGCACCATCGCATCGCTTCGCAGTTGGTCGGCCTGGTGCTGGTGACCTGCCTGGTGGCGATGACCGTCTTCGTGGTCGATTCGTACAAAGCCCGCAAAGCGGAACGCCAAAGCCGCTTCGACCAGATGCAGGCCTACAGCCGCGAACTGGAAGTCCAACTGAAAGCGACCGCCGAGAGTCTCTCGAAAGATGTCCGCTTCATGTCCAGCCTGCCTCCCATCCAAGGCATCATCCAGGCCAATAGCGGTATGCCAGATGCCGAACCAGAAGACGTGTGGCGCAGTCGACTCGAGATGATTTACGAGGAATTCCTGCGAGCCAATGTCGAGTACCTCTCGATCAGCTTCACCAAGATCGCCGACCAGGCAGCCGAAGATGTCGTTTGCGTCGAGCGGAACGTGCGCGATCCGGCCTATCTGCGGCGCGTGCCGGCCTCGCGTCTGACAACCCATAACGAGCCTGAGATCATGGCACAAGTTTCACGGCTCAATCGCGGCGACATCTTGTTAGCCGTCCGCAGTGCCGACGACAAGCCCGATGATCGCATCGAAGAAGGGGTGCGGCTGGTCGCGATCACACCGATTTACGACGACCAAACCGGTGGCCTGTTTGGTGCGGCCGTGATCGCCATCGACCTGCGCCACCAGATTGTCGACTTCCTGACACGACTCGATCAAGACACGTCCGTCATTCAAGTCACCGATCGCCAGGGGAAGGTCTGGGTCCGCGATACGCCTGACGCAAGCGTTCTCGAAACCAACAAGCCCACCAGCATCACCACCCAATTTCCCGAGCTGAAGGCTTTCTTCGACGACGAAGACGCCAAGCACTTCAGCGATACAAGCGACGGCATAATTGCCTCGAAGGTCTTGCTCGACCACTTCAACGGGCAAACGGCCGTGGGCATAGTGCTGAATCTGGTGGAATAGTTCTCCCGCAGGACGAGTCGCGACGCATTGTGCATCTTGTTGGTCGTTGCGTTACAATCCTAGCTCACGCCGCCACAAAGCGATTGACCCCGAGCGGCAAATCTTGAACTTCCGAGTGTTCATCCACGGAGCAAGTTGCGACTGATGCCCTTTCAAAGCTGTTGCCGAAGTCTCGTGTTGTGCCTGTTGATTGGCATCTTGGCGGTCTTACACGCGTCGACCGCATCGGCCATTGAAATCGAAATCGAGAAGCCTGGCGAGCGCGAGTTCGTCCGCGACCAGGCCGACATGATCAGTCCCGAAGATGAGCAGCACATCAAGGAAATTTGCGACAAGCTGCTGACCGAGAAAGCCACGCCGATCATCGTCATCACGATCGACTCGATGGCCAACCACGGCGGCGAAGGCCTGCGAATCGAAACATTCGCGACGCTGCTGTTCGACCAATGGGGCATCGGCCACGCGCAGATCAATGGGGAAGAATGGAACACCGGCATCTTGCTATTGGTCTCGAAGAACGATCGCAAGGCCCGCATCGAACTGGGGGGCGGCTGGGGACGCCGTGAAGATGGCCTGTGCCGGCAGATCATGGACCAGCAAATCATTCCCCGCTTCAAGCAAGGCGACTTCTCCGGCGGAATCGTCGCCGGGGTCGAGTCGCTCGACCAGATGGCGCGTAAGCTCGAGCTTCCTGCGGCACCGCAGCGCCCCGCCCAGCCGAGTCCATGGTGGCACTACGCAATGTGGGCAGGCTTCGTCGGACTAGCCATCTTTACCGGTGTCTCTCTCTATCGACGCGGCTCCAGCGGCTGGGCATGGGCGTTCTGGGCCATCGTGTTCACGATCCTGGGAACCATCCTGTATCACATGGCCACCAGTCGTGGTGGCCGCGGCGGCGGAGGGGGTTTCAGCGGTGGTTCGTTTGGCGGCGGCTCTTCTGGTGGCGGTGGTGCCACAGGCTCTTGGTAAGGAATACGTAGCTATGCAGCGTGCATCGAATCTCTTTAGTGCCGACCAGCGTCAGCAAATCGAACAAGCCGTCGCCCAGGCCGAAGCGACCACCTCGTGCGAGATCGTCCCGGTCGTCGCGACCGCCTCGGGGCGCTACGACCGAGCTGAAGATATCCTCGGCCTCTGGCTGGCGACGATCTCGGCCATCGTGGTTTGGACCCTTTATCCCCGCACAGCACCAGAGCACGGCGACTGGTCAGGCATGACACTGGAGTCTGGCCTGTTGGTGTTGGTGGCCAGCATTGTCGTGGCGTTTCTCGCCGGGGGAATCCTGGGAGGTCAGATCAGCTGGCTGCGGCGGTTGTTCACCCCCAGCGACCAGATGAAAGACGAAGTCGCTACGCGCTCACGCCAGGCATTCTTCGACCGCCGCGTGCATCACACCAGCGGCGCGACGGGCCTCTTGATTTACGTTTCTCTCTTCGAGCACCGAGCCGCGATCCTGGCCGATCAGGTCGTGCTGGAAAAGCTCGGCCAGGCCAAGCTCGACGAGCTTTGTCAGCAACTGACTGATGGCCTGCACCAAGGCCACCCAACTCAGGCCATCTGCACCGTCATCCAGGCAGCCGGCCAGCAACTGGCCCAGGTCTTGCCGCGCACCGAAGGTGCCGCCAACCAGTTGCCGGATGCCTTGGTGCTGATCGACTAGCTTGCAGACTTCTTCATGCAACAAAATGACGTCCCTGATGCCGCGAAGCTGACTCGCAGGCAGGCCCCATCGCGCCTTACCCATTCCCCTTAGTAGGGATTGCCGGCAAAATCAGTAAAGATATCATCAAGAATCTCTTGAGAATTGCAATACTTTACCCGCCCCCTATCCTGCCTACTACGCCCCGTTGGAGAGTTGCTGTGAGCATTCTTTGGAATCGTTCCATGCCGTTGGTCATCTGTGTCGGATGGTTGCTGCTGTCTGGCTGTACCAGTGAAGAAGCCGGCAAGCCGCTAGGTGCCGTCGTCACCGGCACGGTCACCTACAACGGGAGCCCCGTTGAAGGTGCCATGATCACCTTTCGACCAGCCAGCGAAGGGATCCAAGGGGCGTTCGCTCGTACGGATGCAGCGGGAAAGTTCGAACTATCTACGTCCAACGCTGGGACTTCCGGCGTTTCGCCTGGCAATTACCTGGTGACCGTTACCAAGACGGAAGTCCCCCAGTCGACCGCCGCTTCCGAGGACGATCCCAACTACAACCCCAACGCTAAGCCTGCCGAGCCGAAGAGTCTTTTGCCTAAGAAGTACGCCAGCGCGAAGACTTCAGGCCTCGAATTTACGGTCACCGACGGCAGCAACGAGATCCCACTTGAACTGAAGGACTAGGCCTCACGCGTCCCACTTGCCCGCTTCGATAGGTTAAGAAGGGGCAAGACCAACGGCCATTGACCCAACACTACACCACACCTATGGGTGGAAATTGAACCACAGCCCCCGTTCAGGTGTAGATTTCTCATAGTTGTTGTGTTAATTTTCTATTTGGATTCCCTGCCGCATTTGTGCTCGTTCTACGAGAAGCACGAATCACCCCTGCCATCCATTTTAAACCCTCCCCTGCGAGACTTCGTCATGCCGAACCGTCCCTCGATGCGCCGAGGTTTTACCCTCGTCGAACTGTTGGTTGTGATTGCCATCATTGGCGTTTTGATTGCCCTGCTGTTGCCAGCCGTTCAGCAAGCGCGTGAAGCGGCCCGCCGGATGCAGTGCTCTAACCAGTTGAAGCAACTCGGCCTTGCCCTGCACAACTACCACGATACCTACGGAGCGTTCGTTCCCCGCAAGCAAGGCACCAACGATCCAGGCTACGGCAGCGGCAACGATCGCTTGACCAACGCCGGTCGCGCCAGTGGCTTCATCGGCTTGTTGCCGTTCCTCGAACAGAACGCCATGTACGACAAGATCGCCGCCGGCGACTCGACCACCGCGCCCTGGGGCCCTTATCCTTGGGCCGGTTGGAGCGTCTGGGACAATGCCCCCAGCATGCTGCTCTGCCCTTCGGCCACTGCTGCTAACACACCAGCCGCGGGCGTTAACTACATGTTCAGCTCCGGCGATTCGATCTCCGGCAATCGCGACGGCACGAGCCTGCGTGGCGTCTTCCAGCGCGTTTACGGCGTGAACATGCGAGACATCACCGACGGCACGAGCAACACGATCGCCATGAGCGAACGTCTGATCACCAACTTTTCGATGGGTACCGGCGGCGCGAGCATTCCCGTTCAGCAGGGAACCGCCACCGGGTTTTCGGGGCTTTCCAGCAATCCGTCGCAGTGCGTCGCGGCTGCCAGCGGTCGGTTCTACGCCGATCCGAGCACCGTCAAAGGACGCACCGGCTGGCGCTGGACCGACGGTCAGATCGAAAAGGTCGGCTTCACCACCGTGCTGCCACCCAACGCTCCTTCGTGCATCGATGGTTCCGACACCAACGGTGACGGCAGCACCACCATCCTCCCGCCAACCAGCAACCACCCAGGCGGCGTACTGGGCTTGTTCTGTGATGGCTCGGTGAAGTTTATCACCGAGACGATCGACACCGGCGACCTGACCGCCGCTCAGACCACCAGTGCCCGCAGCCCTTATGGGGTTTGGGGAGCGATGGGCTCGAAATCTGGCGGCGAAGCTTACTCGTCGAACTAAGTTCGATGCCAATCGCTTGTTCATTTCATTTTCTGCATGACAAGTGTCGGCCAGCAATGTTAGATTCCTTGAGCGATCAGGCATTTTTTGCCTGATCGCTTTTATGTCTCCATTGCGATTAGATCGACTGGCCTGCAGCGAATGCCTTCTGAGAACAACGAAAAGCTAGGTGTGCTCTCGACCCTTTCCATCGGGATTGGTGGGATGGTCGGAGGGGGTATCTTTGCCGTAACTGGGCTAACGGTCGAAGTGACCCAAGGGGGCGCACCCACGGCGTTCCTGATCTCGGGAATCGTCGCCCTGCTGACCAGCTACTCGTATCTCAAGCTGACGCTTCGATATCCAGGCGAAGGGGGAACGGTCGAGTTCTTGAACCGGGCCTTCGGCGGAGGCGTTCTTACCGGGTCGGCAAACATCCTCCTGCTGCTGAGCTATGTCGTGTTGCTGGCCATCTATGCCTATGCGTTTGGCAGCTATGCGGCAAGCTTCTTTCCTAAACCCGATCGGGCATTCTGGCTGCACACGTTCATT belongs to Blastopirellula marina and includes:
- a CDS encoding serine/threonine-protein kinase; protein product: MPSDNAPAPDARFAETMAGPSGDFSKEQQDIAVAALILRMGVISERQLAQALSTWTLHGDLPLHEHLVALGQIDIDTCNKLLERSPALLKEVTPGSDTGFTSADTVVARTLDSVDPSGAIARLMGIRSVSGSGANDATGVRSSVARYRLIRKLGQGGLGRVWMAYDEHLKRAVAVKEVTAPDQSSAQERFRREAEITGRLEHPGIVPIYHLGEDIETGQFFYAMRFLGKQTLHDTIQEYHERLSAGDHNPMLLRRLLTDFVNVCQAIGHAHSRKVIHRDLKPENVAIDNFGQVIVIDWGIAKVINELQSTDGLSSGQAAHASNQSTMDGQVLGTPLYMAPEQAAGRIDELDERTDIYGLGAILFSILAGCGPHEHTRNASNSVNGRELLTAIAGQPTPNAAEVNPEVDPALAAICAKAMARRQYSRYQSASELAEEVQRWMAGEKVAAYRERPEQRLARWIQHHRIASQLVGLVLVTCLVAMTVFVVDSYKARKAERQSRFDQMQAYSRELEVQLKATAESLSKDVRFMSSLPPIQGIIQANSGMPDAEPEDVWRSRLEMIYEEFLRANVEYLSISFTKIADQAAEDVVCVERNVRDPAYLRRVPASRLTTHNEPEIMAQVSRLNRGDILLAVRSADDKPDDRIEEGVRLVAITPIYDDQTGGLFGAAVIAIDLRHQIVDFLTRLDQDTSVIQVTDRQGKVWVRDTPDASVLETNKPTSITTQFPELKAFFDDEDAKHFSDTSDGIIASKVLLDHFNGQTAVGIVLNLVE
- a CDS encoding TPM domain-containing protein, with amino-acid sequence MLCLLIGILAVLHASTASAIEIEIEKPGEREFVRDQADMISPEDEQHIKEICDKLLTEKATPIIVITIDSMANHGGEGLRIETFATLLFDQWGIGHAQINGEEWNTGILLLVSKNDRKARIELGGGWGRREDGLCRQIMDQQIIPRFKQGDFSGGIVAGVESLDQMARKLELPAAPQRPAQPSPWWHYAMWAGFVGLAIFTGVSLYRRGSSGWAWAFWAIVFTILGTILYHMATSRGGRGGGGGFSGGSFGGGSSGGGGATGSW
- a CDS encoding TPM domain-containing protein, which gives rise to MQRASNLFSADQRQQIEQAVAQAEATTSCEIVPVVATASGRYDRAEDILGLWLATISAIVVWTLYPRTAPEHGDWSGMTLESGLLVLVASIVVAFLAGGILGGQISWLRRLFTPSDQMKDEVATRSRQAFFDRRVHHTSGATGLLIYVSLFEHRAAILADQVVLEKLGQAKLDELCQQLTDGLHQGHPTQAICTVIQAAGQQLAQVLPRTEGAANQLPDALVLID
- a CDS encoding carboxypeptidase-like regulatory domain-containing protein, whose translation is MPLVICVGWLLLSGCTSEEAGKPLGAVVTGTVTYNGSPVEGAMITFRPASEGIQGAFARTDAAGKFELSTSNAGTSGVSPGNYLVTVTKTEVPQSTAASEDDPNYNPNAKPAEPKSLLPKKYASAKTSGLEFTVTDGSNEIPLELKD
- a CDS encoding DUF1559 domain-containing protein, with the protein product MPNRPSMRRGFTLVELLVVIAIIGVLIALLLPAVQQAREAARRMQCSNQLKQLGLALHNYHDTYGAFVPRKQGTNDPGYGSGNDRLTNAGRASGFIGLLPFLEQNAMYDKIAAGDSTTAPWGPYPWAGWSVWDNAPSMLLCPSATAANTPAAGVNYMFSSGDSISGNRDGTSLRGVFQRVYGVNMRDITDGTSNTIAMSERLITNFSMGTGGASIPVQQGTATGFSGLSSNPSQCVAAASGRFYADPSTVKGRTGWRWTDGQIEKVGFTTVLPPNAPSCIDGSDTNGDGSTTILPPTSNHPGGVLGLFCDGSVKFITETIDTGDLTAAQTTSARSPYGVWGAMGSKSGGEAYSSN